AATCACCAGCTGAGTTTTATCCTTCGTAGAAGTAAGGCTGTAGCTACCTTCGGGATGCTCGGTAATGAGCTTGATCGATTTGGCATTAAACTCCAAAGCACTGGTACTGTCTTTTCTGATAGCAGAAAACAATTGATCTTCGCTATTGGCATTGAGTACCTTCACCTGACCAAGGCCGATGAATCCACTTCTTTATCCACGATTCCTTTTTGCTTCAAGTCCTTGGAAGATCCAGCAAAATAATAGGCGCGATTCAGGATATTATTCAATTCCTGTGTAAGGGCCAACTGCTTCTCATAGGCCAGCTCCAGCTCCTCCACGTCTGCTTCCAACTCACTTTTCAGTACTACAAATTCCGCTTCCCTTTCTAAAAGTATTCGAGCCTGAGCCTTGATTTCATTGTTGAGGGCCAAAACTTCCTCACTCTGGTCTCCGTATTTTTTCCTCATCTCATTCAGGCTTCTGTCCAGCGCGATCAGTTTCAGCTTGGAGTTATCCATCAAAGCTTTGATAGAAGCAATCCGTGCCCTTATCATCTCTTTGGTGTCCGCGTTGCCTTTTCCATCTTTACCCACTTTACCCACCATGGTCGCATTGGCATCAATAGACTTCAGGTTTTCATCCACTTCTTTCAAAAACACTTTATACCCTTCTATAGAGGCATTAAGTTTCTTGTTTTGAGACTGAAACGTCTCATTTTCCTGCTTCAGCTTCAACGTTTCCGCTTTGAGGTTTTCATTTTCCTTCTTCACTTTGGTATTACAGCTGCCCAGTAATACGATGAGTGCGATTCCTATAATTTTCGTTTTCATTTTTTTTAGAGATGATGCATATACGCAACAATCATACGAGGGTTTAGTTATTTCAACACAGAAATCAACCAAAAAGTCCCTCTATCAAAAAAGCCTCCAAATGGATCATTTTGGAGGCTTTTGAAAGGAAAAAAATAGCAATCTCAGAGAGATTTATGTGAGTTACAATTCACGAACCCATATGTTTCTAAACTGCATGCGGTCACTGTGATCCTGTAGTACCAATGGCAGCTTCTCAGGATGCGCTATGTAATAGGGAGTGCCGATGAAACAGGTAGGCCCCAAAAGTTCCACATTATTCTGAACGAGGATTCCATTGTGAAGAACAGTCACTTTGGCCGGGCTTACCACCCCCCCTTTCTCAGAAAACTTGGGTGCCATGAAAATGATATCATAAGTCTGCCACTCCCCGGGTTGGGTAGAAGCATTAACCAATGGAATGTGCTGCTTGTAGACAGACGCTACCTGACCGTTGCTATAAGTGGGATTTTCATATCCATTGAGTACCTGTACTTCATACATCCCCATGAATATCACTCCACTGTTTCCTCCGGCCTGGCCTGTTTTATCAGCTGGCATTTTGGGGGCTCTCCATTCCAGGTGAAGCTGTACATCCCCAAAAGCTTTTTTGGTAGCAATGGCTCCGGTGCCAGGGGCCACTTCCAGGGCATCTCCAATGATCGTCCATTCAGCCGGTGCTCCTTTGTAATCGGGATCGATCAGAGGAATCATGGCCTTAAAACCATCCATTTTCACCGGAGATCCAAACTGAGCCTTTTGCCACTGACTTTGATCTTTCCCATTGAATAGCACAATAGCATCTGAGGGTGCTCCTGAGTTGGCGCGGGGAGTAACGGTGGGTACGTCCTTATAGAGCTCGGTGATTTCCCAGGGTTTGGTCTTATTGAGTTCGTCCCAGTTGGGCTGAGGTATGTCCTGCGCCACCAGTGTGGCTGAAAGTGTGATGAAGAAAATTGAAAAAAGTGTTTTCATGAATTGAGATTTTATTGGATCATTAAATCTAAAGAAACCTATTGAAAATGCCGTTCTTTATTACTTTGGCGCTCCCATGGCAAGGATATTTTATTACCTCATCATCAAACCCCTCTCGTTTCTCCCGATGTGGGCGTTGTATGTATTGTCAGATCTGCTGTACCTAGTCATGCGTTGCGGGCTCACCTATCGGAAAAAAGTGGTTTTCAGTAATCTCTCCCTTGCATTCCCTGATAAACCTCATGAGGAAATCCGAGCGATCGCCTGGAAATTTTACCGCCACTTTTGCGACCTCTTAGCCGAATCTGTCCGACTTTTTAGTATTTCAAAGGAAGAGGCCATCGCGCGATTCAAAGTGGTCAACCCTGAAGTACTCGACGCACTGGCCCTGCAATCCAAAAGTGCCCTGCTGGTAGGTGGTCATTACAACAACTGGGAGCTTTTTGCTGTAGCCACAGCCCCTCAGATTCCCCACCAGTTACTGGGTATTTACACTCCACTTACCAATGCTTTTTTTGAGAGAAAGTTCTCAGAATCACGTTCAAAATTTGGCCTGGTGCTGGTGCCTAAGAAAATGGTGAAAGAAACCTTTGAACACTACAGAAATCACCTTACGGTCACCACCTTTGCCATCGATCAAAGCCCGAGAAAAAGTCAAAAGGTATACTGGACCCGCTTTCTTGGTCAGGACACGGCAGTGCACTTCGGTGCCGAGAAATATGCCAAATACTATCATTACACAGTGGTCTACGGAAGTGCCCGCAAGGTCAAAAGAGGGTATTATGAGCTGCGATTTGAGCTAATAGAGGCCAATGCACCTGAAGCTCACGAGGGATCTATCACCGAGCGAATGACTCATCTGCTCGAACACCAAATCCACGAGTCCCCGGAATACTGGCTCTGGACACACAAGCGTTGGAAACTAAAAAAAACCTAAAACAAAAGAGGCTGCCATTGGCAGCCTCTTTTGGC
The sequence above is drawn from the Marinoscillum sp. 108 genome and encodes:
- a CDS encoding DUF1080 domain-containing protein encodes the protein MKTLFSIFFITLSATLVAQDIPQPNWDELNKTKPWEITELYKDVPTVTPRANSGAPSDAIVLFNGKDQSQWQKAQFGSPVKMDGFKAMIPLIDPDYKGAPAEWTIIGDALEVAPGTGAIATKKAFGDVQLHLEWRAPKMPADKTGQAGGNSGVIFMGMYEVQVLNGYENPTYSNGQVASVYKQHIPLVNASTQPGEWQTYDIIFMAPKFSEKGGVVSPAKVTVLHNGILVQNNVELLGPTCFIGTPYYIAHPEKLPLVLQDHSDRMQFRNIWVREL
- a CDS encoding lysophospholipid acyltransferase family protein; translation: MARIFYYLIIKPLSFLPMWALYVLSDLLYLVMRCGLTYRKKVVFSNLSLAFPDKPHEEIRAIAWKFYRHFCDLLAESVRLFSISKEEAIARFKVVNPEVLDALALQSKSALLVGGHYNNWELFAVATAPQIPHQLLGIYTPLTNAFFERKFSESRSKFGLVLVPKKMVKETFEHYRNHLTVTTFAIDQSPRKSQKVYWTRFLGQDTAVHFGAEKYAKYYHYTVVYGSARKVKRGYYELRFELIEANAPEAHEGSITERMTHLLEHQIHESPEYWLWTHKRWKLKKT